One genomic segment of Rhodothermales bacterium includes these proteins:
- a CDS encoding HU family DNA-binding protein, protein MTKADIIDRVAAGTGLTKIETEAVINGFLTVLKDALVEEERIEIRGFGSFKVQERAPRIARNPRTNEEVEVEACYVPVFKPSQSFRAVVMDAARKRSRVKK, encoded by the coding sequence GTGACCAAAGCCGACATCATTGACCGGGTTGCCGCCGGCACCGGATTGACCAAAATTGAGACGGAAGCGGTAATTAACGGCTTCCTGACCGTATTAAAAGATGCGCTCGTCGAAGAGGAGCGCATCGAGATCCGGGGCTTCGGTTCGTTCAAGGTGCAGGAGCGCGCCCCGCGCATCGCCCGCAACCCGCGAACGAACGAAGAAGTGGAAGTCGAGGCCTGTTACGTCCCGGTATTTAAACCCTCCCAGAGCTTCCGCGCGGTCGTGATGGATGCCGCGC